In Melospiza melodia melodia isolate bMelMel2 chromosome 11, bMelMel2.pri, whole genome shotgun sequence, the following proteins share a genomic window:
- the OLFM3 gene encoding noelin-3 isoform X2 — MRAPAGILNLLLLSLLVGLDPSKTQISPKEGWQVYSSAQDPDGRCICTVVAPEQNLCSRDAKSRQLRQLLEKVQNMSQSIEVLNLRTQRDFQYVLKMETQMKGLKAKFRQIEDDRKTLMTKHFQELKEKMDELLPLIPVLEQYKTDAKLITQFKEEIRNLSTVLTGIQEEIGAYDYEELHQRVVSLETRLRDCMKKLTCGKLMKITGPITVKISGTRFGAWMTDPLASEKNNRVWYMDSYTNNKIVREYKSIADFVSGAESRTYNLPFKWAGTNHVVYNGSLYFNKYQSNIIIKYSFDTGRVLAQRSLEYAGFHNVYPYTWGGFSDIDLMADEIGLWAVYATNQNAGNIVISQLNQDTLEVLKSWSTGYPKRSAGESFMICGTLYVTNSHLTGAKVYYSYSTKTSTYEYTDIPFHNQYFHISMLDYNARDRALYAWNNGHQVLFNVTLFHIIKTEDDT, encoded by the exons ACTCAGATTAGCCCCAAGGAAGGGTGGCAAGTTTATAGTTCAGCCCAGGATCCTGATGGCCGTTGCATTTGCACTGTTGTTGCACCTGAACAAAACCTATGTTCGAGAGATGCCAAAAGCAGGCAGCTCAGACAACTACTAGAGAAG GTTCAGAACATGTCCCAGTCTATTGAAGTTCTAAATCTACGGACTCAGAGGGATTTCCAGTACGTTTTAAAAATGGAGACGCAAATGAAGGGGCTGAAGGCCAAGTTCCGGCAGATTGAAGACGATCGGAAGACGTTGATGACAAAGCACTTCCAG GAGTTGAAAGAAAAGATGGATGAGCTTCTGCCACTGATCCCAGTTCTGGAACAATACAAAACTGATGCCAAGCTGATCACACAGTTCAAGGAGGAAATTAGGAATCTGTCTACTGTGCTCACTGGGATTCAGGAAGAAATTGGTGCTTATGACTATGAGGAACTGCACCAGCGTGTAGTCAGTTTAGAAACCAGGCTTCGTGACTGCATGAAAAAGCTCA CGTGTGGCAAATTGATGAAAATTACAGGCCCCATTACAGTGAAGATATCTGGAACCCGATTTGGAGCCTGGATGACGGATCCACTGGCATCAGAGAAGAATAACCGA GTCTGGTACATGGATAGTTACACCAACAATAAAATCGTCCGTGAATACAAATCCATCGCAGACTTCGTCAGTGGGGCCGAATCAAGGACATACAACCTTCCATTCAAATGGGCAGGAACCAACCACGTTGTCTACAATGGCTCCCTCTATTTCAACAAGTACCAGAGCAACATCATCATCAAGTACAGCTTCGACACGGGGCGGGTGCTGGCGCAGCGTAGCCTGGAGTACGCTGGCTTCCACAACGTCTACCCCTACACCTGGGGTGGCTTCTCTGATATCGACCTGATGGCAGATGAAATTGGGCTGTGGGCTGTCTATGCCACCAACCAGAACGCAGGCAACATTGTCATCAGCCAGCTGAACCAGGATACGCTGGAGGTGCTGAAGAGCTGGAGCACGGGCTACCCAAAGAGAAGTGCTGGAGAATCCTTCATGATCTGTGGCACCTTGTATGTCACTAACTCGCACTTAACAGGAGCCAAGGTCTACTACTCCTACTCCACAAAAACCTCCACTTATGAGTACACAGACATTCCTTTCCATAATCAGTATTTTCATATATCCATGCTTGACTACAACGCAAGAGATAGAGCTCTCTATGCCTGGAATAATGGACATCAAGTCCTGTTTAACGTCACCCTTTTCCACATCATTAAAACTGAGGATGACACATAA
- the OLFM3 gene encoding noelin-3 isoform X1, translating to MNPPLLKLGAVLSTMAMISNWMSQTLPSLVGLNTTRITTSDALTQISPKEGWQVYSSAQDPDGRCICTVVAPEQNLCSRDAKSRQLRQLLEKVQNMSQSIEVLNLRTQRDFQYVLKMETQMKGLKAKFRQIEDDRKTLMTKHFQELKEKMDELLPLIPVLEQYKTDAKLITQFKEEIRNLSTVLTGIQEEIGAYDYEELHQRVVSLETRLRDCMKKLTCGKLMKITGPITVKISGTRFGAWMTDPLASEKNNRVWYMDSYTNNKIVREYKSIADFVSGAESRTYNLPFKWAGTNHVVYNGSLYFNKYQSNIIIKYSFDTGRVLAQRSLEYAGFHNVYPYTWGGFSDIDLMADEIGLWAVYATNQNAGNIVISQLNQDTLEVLKSWSTGYPKRSAGESFMICGTLYVTNSHLTGAKVYYSYSTKTSTYEYTDIPFHNQYFHISMLDYNARDRALYAWNNGHQVLFNVTLFHIIKTEDDT from the exons ATGAACCCTCCACTGCTGAAGCTGGGTGCTGTTCTTAGTACCATGGCAATGATCTCTAACTGGATGTCCCAAACTCTCCCTTCTCTGGTGGGACTAAATACCACCAGAATAACCACTTCAGACGCTCTA ACTCAGATTAGCCCCAAGGAAGGGTGGCAAGTTTATAGTTCAGCCCAGGATCCTGATGGCCGTTGCATTTGCACTGTTGTTGCACCTGAACAAAACCTATGTTCGAGAGATGCCAAAAGCAGGCAGCTCAGACAACTACTAGAGAAG GTTCAGAACATGTCCCAGTCTATTGAAGTTCTAAATCTACGGACTCAGAGGGATTTCCAGTACGTTTTAAAAATGGAGACGCAAATGAAGGGGCTGAAGGCCAAGTTCCGGCAGATTGAAGACGATCGGAAGACGTTGATGACAAAGCACTTCCAG GAGTTGAAAGAAAAGATGGATGAGCTTCTGCCACTGATCCCAGTTCTGGAACAATACAAAACTGATGCCAAGCTGATCACACAGTTCAAGGAGGAAATTAGGAATCTGTCTACTGTGCTCACTGGGATTCAGGAAGAAATTGGTGCTTATGACTATGAGGAACTGCACCAGCGTGTAGTCAGTTTAGAAACCAGGCTTCGTGACTGCATGAAAAAGCTCA CGTGTGGCAAATTGATGAAAATTACAGGCCCCATTACAGTGAAGATATCTGGAACCCGATTTGGAGCCTGGATGACGGATCCACTGGCATCAGAGAAGAATAACCGA GTCTGGTACATGGATAGTTACACCAACAATAAAATCGTCCGTGAATACAAATCCATCGCAGACTTCGTCAGTGGGGCCGAATCAAGGACATACAACCTTCCATTCAAATGGGCAGGAACCAACCACGTTGTCTACAATGGCTCCCTCTATTTCAACAAGTACCAGAGCAACATCATCATCAAGTACAGCTTCGACACGGGGCGGGTGCTGGCGCAGCGTAGCCTGGAGTACGCTGGCTTCCACAACGTCTACCCCTACACCTGGGGTGGCTTCTCTGATATCGACCTGATGGCAGATGAAATTGGGCTGTGGGCTGTCTATGCCACCAACCAGAACGCAGGCAACATTGTCATCAGCCAGCTGAACCAGGATACGCTGGAGGTGCTGAAGAGCTGGAGCACGGGCTACCCAAAGAGAAGTGCTGGAGAATCCTTCATGATCTGTGGCACCTTGTATGTCACTAACTCGCACTTAACAGGAGCCAAGGTCTACTACTCCTACTCCACAAAAACCTCCACTTATGAGTACACAGACATTCCTTTCCATAATCAGTATTTTCATATATCCATGCTTGACTACAACGCAAGAGATAGAGCTCTCTATGCCTGGAATAATGGACATCAAGTCCTGTTTAACGTCACCCTTTTCCACATCATTAAAACTGAGGATGACACATAA